Proteins encoded together in one Dehalococcoidia bacterium window:
- a CDS encoding alpha/beta hydrolase, with amino-acid sequence MQLVTGSRATTVEARGLTFACLEWGAPSSSPLVLLHGLTGHAHTWDHMAPALADRYRVLAPDQRGHGDTQHAESYRTQDFVDDLAALADAWDVGRFVLVGLSMGGHNAMAFAAAHPERVSRLVVIDIPPKMERSRAPNWNVISKLAETGHHAYLTLDEAFADARAANTTAPDEKLRYRTELNLNKHADGTMTLKYDPKAPARWQPEDLTGKLAAITAPVLLVRGGLTTVLPRDAAEGMIAMFGDGELAEIADSGHSVPTDRPEQLTPIVLDWLARRGD; translated from the coding sequence ATGCAACTTGTCACGGGGTCGCGGGCCACGACGGTCGAGGCGCGGGGACTGACGTTCGCATGCCTGGAATGGGGCGCGCCGTCGTCGTCGCCGCTGGTGCTGCTGCACGGCCTCACCGGCCACGCGCACACGTGGGACCACATGGCGCCGGCGCTCGCCGACCGCTATCGCGTGCTGGCGCCGGACCAGCGCGGTCACGGCGATACGCAGCACGCGGAGAGCTACCGGACGCAGGACTTCGTCGACGACCTGGCGGCGCTCGCGGACGCCTGGGACGTCGGCCGGTTCGTGCTCGTCGGACTCTCGATGGGCGGCCACAACGCGATGGCGTTCGCGGCGGCGCACCCCGAACGCGTTTCGCGGCTTGTGGTCATCGACATTCCACCGAAGATGGAACGGAGCCGCGCGCCGAACTGGAACGTAATCTCGAAGCTTGCCGAGACCGGGCATCATGCGTACCTGACGCTCGACGAAGCCTTCGCGGATGCGCGTGCCGCAAACACGACGGCGCCAGACGAGAAGCTGCGCTACCGGACCGAACTCAACCTCAACAAGCACGCCGACGGGACGATGACACTGAAGTACGACCCCAAGGCTCCCGCGCGATGGCAGCCGGAAGACCTCACAGGCAAACTCGCCGCGATCACCGCGCCGGTGCTGCTCGTGCGCGGCGGCCTGACGACGGTGCTGCCTCGCGACGCCGCCGAGGGGATGATCGCGATGTTCGGCGACGGCGAACTGGCGGAGATCGCCGACTCGGGACACTCCGTGCCGACGGACCGGCCCGAGCAGCTCACGCCGATCGTGCTTGACTGGCTCGCACGTCGCGGGGATTAG
- a CDS encoding class I SAM-dependent methyltransferase, which yields MPNNSDVPPQPEPIDYVARWQQIVARRRVQMDTAYEASGLKNVDYWGRRARQYREALHSRPDEDPFFRSVAAAVTPESTLLDVGAGTGRHTLALAPHVRHITAVDPSEAMLNLLREDLEERRVGNVDVVHAEWMNAAVDPADVVLCSHVLYPIDDVASFVQRLDAYAKQRVFVYLRVDPLPTDMGLWSEFYGVPLQAQPTFVDLYPLLMQIGITADADIIEHRFTLTFASLDDAVVQARNALCLREDDGAATDKLRNLLDERLVVWPDGRLGPQIESARSAILSWAPGS from the coding sequence ATGCCGAATAACAGCGACGTACCGCCGCAGCCCGAGCCGATCGACTACGTGGCGCGCTGGCAGCAGATCGTCGCGCGGCGGCGTGTGCAGATGGACACTGCGTACGAAGCATCGGGCTTGAAGAACGTCGATTACTGGGGCCGTCGCGCCCGCCAGTACCGCGAGGCGTTGCACTCGCGGCCCGACGAAGACCCGTTCTTCCGCAGCGTCGCCGCCGCCGTCACGCCCGAATCAACGCTGCTCGATGTCGGCGCCGGCACCGGGCGCCATACGTTGGCGCTGGCGCCACACGTGCGCCACATCACCGCCGTCGATCCGTCGGAGGCGATGCTCAACCTGCTGCGCGAGGACCTCGAAGAACGCCGCGTCGGTAACGTGGACGTGGTGCACGCCGAATGGATGAACGCCGCGGTCGACCCGGCCGACGTCGTCCTCTGCTCGCACGTCCTCTATCCGATCGACGATGTCGCATCGTTCGTCCAGCGCCTCGACGCGTACGCGAAACAGCGCGTGTTCGTGTACCTGCGCGTCGACCCGCTTCCCACGGACATGGGTTTGTGGTCGGAGTTCTACGGCGTGCCGCTCCAGGCGCAGCCGACCTTCGTGGACCTGTACCCGCTGTTGATGCAGATCGGCATCACGGCCGACGCGGACATCATCGAGCATCGATTCACGCTGACCTTCGCTTCGCTCGACGATGCCGTCGTGCAGGCGCGCAACGCGCTTTGCCTGCGCGAAGACGATGGCGCGGCCACGGACAAGCTGCGCAACCTGCTCGATGAGCGCCTCGTCGTGTGGCCGGACGGCCGCCTGGGGCCGCAGATCGAGTCGGCGCGCTCGGCGATCCTGTCTTGGGCGCCGGGCAGCTAA
- a CDS encoding class II aldolase/adducin family protein, whose protein sequence is MTDNYAAERGEVLDAVRRIVALGLVSGASGNVSRRIRAPEGELITITASRVPYHRFTIDDVLVCDFDVEPVVGDGVPSSESLSHLAIYRARPDVGAVIHTHSVYASAFAAAGTPIPCVLDEQVISLGGAVEVADYGSSASEELATNAVAALGERAAVLLKHHGIIGVGAGLEEAADVVELVERVAQICVAAASLGGARPLPDDVVRSQQQIYRMMKGFRA, encoded by the coding sequence ATGACGGACAACTACGCAGCAGAACGCGGAGAGGTGCTCGATGCGGTGCGTCGGATCGTCGCGCTGGGGCTTGTCTCCGGCGCGAGCGGCAACGTCAGCCGTCGCATCCGCGCGCCCGAAGGCGAACTCATCACCATCACGGCGAGCCGCGTGCCATATCATCGATTCACGATCGACGACGTGCTCGTCTGCGACTTCGACGTCGAGCCGGTCGTCGGCGATGGCGTGCCGTCGAGCGAGTCGCTGTCGCACCTGGCGATCTACCGTGCCCGGCCCGACGTCGGCGCCGTCATTCACACGCATTCCGTGTACGCCAGCGCGTTTGCCGCCGCCGGAACGCCGATCCCGTGCGTGCTCGACGAGCAGGTGATATCACTCGGAGGCGCCGTCGAAGTCGCGGACTACGGGTCGTCCGCGAGCGAAGAACTCGCGACCAACGCTGTCGCGGCGCTTGGCGAGCGTGCCGCGGTGCTGCTGAAGCATCACGGCATCATCGGCGTCGGCGCCGGCCTCGAAGAAGCGGCTGATGTCGTCGAACTGGTCGAACGCGTCGCGCAGATCTGCGTGGCGGCGGCGTCGCTCGGCGGCGCTCGTCCGCTCCCGGACGATGTCGTGCGTTCGCAACAACAGATATATCGAATGATGAAAGGGTTCCGCGCATGA